In Maritimibacter sp. DP1N21-5, the sequence GAGACCGACGAAATCAGGTCGAAGTCGCCAAAGATGAACTGCCCGCCGGTCGCGTCGAGGGTATCGACGAACTGGTCGATCTGGATGATCGTGTCGCTGATCGACTTGACCACGCCAAAGATCGGGAAGGCCGCCGCCAGCGCATCGGTTACGAAGCTGAACGGCACCTCGTTGAGCCAGCCAAGCGCATCGGCCAGCGGGTCGATGAAGGTCTTGATCGGCGTCACGATGGGCTCGATGAAGGCCTCGTAGATGACGTTCGCGTCGATCCGCACGTTCTTGAACGACAGCTCGTCAAAGACGAAGCCCTCGCCGCTCAGGCTCGCGTAGTGCCCGGCCACCACAAGCTCGGTGCGCACCGAGGGGATCAGCGGCGACCCGGCGATGAGCAGCGGGTCCCCCGTCGTCGGGTCGAGGATGTTGGCCTCCAGCCCGATCTGGATGTCGATATCGGCGGTGAAGCTGAAGGCGATCAGCTGCGAGGCGTCGATCTTGGTGACATAGAGCGCCTTCTCGAAATCGAGGTCGGCCCCCGCCCCGGTCTTGGCCTGAATGCCCGACAGGTCCATCGCGATCTCGTCCGCGCCGACCGCGTCGCCCGGCGACACGATGGTCAGACCCTGATCGCCGTAAAGTGCCGCCCCCAGCGTGGCCGAGACCTTGGCCGTGCCCTCGCCGTTGCCTTCGCCGATGAAGCTCCCGTTCTCTTCCGTCACCGCGTCGGCATTGACGCCCAGCACGCCCAGAAGCTTGGCCGAGCCCTGGAAGCTGCCCGCGTCCGCGAGCACGCCAATGGTGATCTCGTCATGGTCGGTGTCGTTGAGCAGGAAGAACCCGTTCTTGTTCAGCCCGAAGCCAAGGTTCACCGTGTAATCAAGCGCCACGCGCACCCGCGAGCCCTGTTTCACATCCAGCTCGAAGCCCGGAATCCCCAGCTCGAAGGCGATGTCGAGCATCTCGTCAAAGATCGTCGCGCCGAAGTTGATCGTGCCGTAGAGATAGCTCTCGTCCAGCGCCCCGTCGGTGTTCAACGCCGCCTGAATGAAGGTGATCGGCTCATTGCCCGCGTTGAACCACTCGTTCAGCTTGTCGTTGAGGAACCCGGTCATCAGGTCCACGGTGGTCGGCATCGAGCCGTCGGCCTTCGGCGTCTCGGCCGCGACCCGCACGCTTTCCAGAACGTTGAACCGGAAGTCATCGAAGAAGGTGACCGCCGACCCGATGGCATCGCCCACCACCGGCAGGGTGATGTTGCCCAGATACTCGTCGAACATCGACTGCATCCGGTTCAGGATCATGTCGAGCCCGTCGAGCACCGCGATGGGATCGTTGAGGAAGGCGAGAACGTTGAAATCCGCGAGGAAGGCGGTGATATCCGCCACCGACGGGAGGTTCAGCGTGAAGTCCCCGGTGATCCCCTCGCCCTGCGACAGCGCGATCACGTCGCCCGAGAAGGCCGCGAGCGGGTCCGAGACGAAGCTGGCGAGGTCCACGGCGCCCCCCGTCGTGATCAGGTCCGCGTCATAGCGCAGCCCGTGATCCGCCGGGTTGAGAAAACCGATGTTGTCCTGGAACGGCAGGTCGATCAGAAGACCCACCGCCACGTCGAGGTTGATGAGGTCGAGGAACGACCGCCCGCTGTCCGTGGCAAGGTCGATCAGATCGGCGAGGTTGTATTCCCCGTCGTGCGCGTCCCCGTCCACGTCGTTGAAACCGACATTCACATGCGCCGGATCCGTGCTGCCCTGCCCGGCGGTCAGCATCGCGGTCCCGTTCACCACGCCGACCGAAAGCGGCCCCAGTGCGAGCTTGAGGTTAAGGCCATTTTCCGCCCCGGCAGAAAGCGTGAGGCTCAGCCCGGTCGCCTCGGTGTCGAGGAAGAGCCGCGGCTTGCCCAGCGTCTGACTCTCCGTCAGCGCCTCGCCCAGCATGTCGCCGGTATGCGGCAACCCGTCTGCGGTCAGCCCCAGCATCCGGCCCGCGTTGGACCCGCCAAGTTCGGTAACGGTGAAGCGCACCTCGTGCGACACATCCACGCCCGACACGCCGAAGACGATGGCGTCCTTGCCGATGGCTTGCGCGAAATTCGTGCCGACCAGCGTCACCACGTCGCCGATCACCTCGGCCCGCACCAGCTGGCTCGCGGGCAGGGTCCAGCCGCCGACCGACGTGGCCGCCACTTCGCGCCGGTCGATGTCGAGCGCATCCAGCGCCGCGTTGATCGCCGCGGCCAGCGCCTCCGCCGTGTCCCGCCCGGCATCCGCCGCCAGCACCACGTCGCCGCCCGCGCCAAGGCTGTCGCCATCCGCCCCGAAGGCAATATGGAACGACAGCGCCGCGCCGAAATCCGCAAACCCCGCATCAAGCGCCAGAACCGCCGGCTCGAAATCGCCCGGAACGGCCGGCTCTGCGGCCTCGGCCAGCGCCGTTTCGCCCCCGAACATCGCCGTCACGTCCTCGGCGTCGATCAGGAAGCTGTTCCCATCGGCCAGCGTGATCTGCCCGGTCGCCGGATCGAAGGTGAAGCTCACGTGCGTTCCGACCGCCGTCTGCAGCGCGTCGTTGATCCGGGTCACGAGATCGCCCAGCGTCTCGGCCCCCTCGGTATCCACGTTCACCGTTTTCGACTGGCCCGTCGTCACATCGTTCCAGCGGATGCGCAGGTCGTTCGCACCCTCCGCCGACTGCACCAGGTTGGACACCGAACCAAGCCCGGTCAGCGCGGTGTCGAGCGTGGCAAGCTCCGGCGCGTCCAGAAGCACCTGCGACAGGTCGAGCCCGAAGGCGAAGTCCATCGACAGGTCCGGATCGAAGATCAGCGCCCCGTCGCCGCGCACGTCGGCAAGGTTGGTCAGGATATCGGCGGCATCCGCGCCGACGATGCTGGCCAGTTGATCCCCGATCAGCGACTTCAGGTCGAAGTTGAACGGCAGTTCCTCGGAGTAATCCTCGAGGAAGCGGAACGACAGCGCAAAGCCCAGCACCTTGGCATCGGCATCCCACGACAGCGTCACGGTATCCTCGCCAAAGACGCTCTCGAGCATCGCGTCGAGCTTGTCGAGCCCCACCTGCGGCTCGTCGCGCATCTCCTGCATCTGCTCGGTCAGGTCCTTTGCGAAGTCGATCGTGTCGAGCAGCGAGAAGTTCAGAAGCGGAATGTTCTGGTCGAGGAAGGGCAGCTTTTCCTTCAGCGCCTCCCCGGTAAGCGACACGAGGTCGAGGATGGTCTCCAGACTGTCGAGGATATCGCCCTCGCCCAGCGTCGTCAGCGCCCGGACCTGTTCGGCCCCCGGCCCCAGCAGATCCCAGCCGAAGCCCGCCAGAGGATCGGTGAGATCGTCGATGGACAGCGAAACCCCGTCGAGGATCCCTTCGTTGATCCCGGAAATCCCCACCACGTCCAGCTTCACGTCGCCGAGCTGGATGAACATCTGCGACAGGACCTCGTCGGCCCCCACCACATAGGCATCGGCATCCACGCGCCGCACCGCGTCTGCGGTCGTCGCCGCATCGCCACCCGCAGTCAACGCATGACCCGCCCCATCGGTCACGATCCCGCCCTGAAGGTCCGTGCGCCCGACCAGTCGGTTGAGCCCCCCGGCCATGTCTCCCGCACCATCCGCATCCGTATGTAGAAACGCGTCGATGATATTGGTCAGGCTCACCCGGTCGTTGAACATCGCGTCGGCATCGGTGCCGACCACGGTCATGTCGAACTGGGTGTCCAGCATCATGAAGTTCTGGGAGGCATCAGACGCCCCGACCCGCAGGCCCGCAATCCCAAGGTCCGCGCTCCCGGTGATGTTGGTCGCCTCGGCAGAGATATCCACCGACAGCCCCATATCGAGGAAGAAGACGTTGTCCGACAGCGCCTTGCCCAGCGTCTTGGCAAGGGTGGTCTCGTCCTCGGCCGCCTCGATCTCCCGCCGCGCGGCCAGCGCGTTCTCGGGGCTCTCCGCCGCCGCCTTGTCCAGAAGCCCGGCGGCAAAGCCCAGAATGTCGATCCCGACCGAGGTGCCGAACGTCGCCGTCATTGCCGCCGACAGCCGCGCCGACAGGCTCAGATCGGCGAGACCCGCGACCGGAACCCCGGACAGATCGAAGCTCGCGTTTCCGTCGCCCGTCCCGATGCTGGCATCGACCGTGAGCTCCTCGAGCCCCAGCACAAGCGCGCCGTCCTCGGTCAGCCGCAGGGTCGCATCGCCCATGCCCTCGATCCCGGCGAGCTTGACGTTCACGAACTCGATCAGCGAGGCAAGGTCGAAGGCCCGCGTCAGCTTCTCGGGATCGAGCCCGAACTTGATCGCCTCCTGCGCGTCGTCTTCCACCGCGAAGGTCAGCGCCCCGCCCGACACCGTAACCTCGACCGGCAGGCCCACATCGCCCACCGCCGCCATGATCGCATCCGCGATGTCCTGGAGGTTGGGTTCATTGGTGCCTGCGTCATACCAGCCGCTCGCAGGCTTCTCGACGATGATGTCGATGACCTCGCCACCCCGCTCGGCGCTGAAGACAAGCTGCTCGACGCCGACCATGGTCTCCGCGAAATCCGGCCCCGGCGTGGAGCTCCCCGTCTGTGCCGGAACGAGCCGCAGGCCATAGTCGGTCTCGGTCACCTGAAGCGTGATCCCGTCGAAGCCTGCGGTGAGCCCCGCCTGAAGCTGAAGCGGCAGATCGGCCTCGGCAATGCCTGTGCGCAGCGCCGTCAGGATCGTGAGCAGGTTCGCCCCGGTCCCCGCCGCATTGAGCCAGCCGGTCTCCGGCTCGTCCACGGTGATGTCCACCGTCGCGCCGTCCACCTCGATCTGGAAGGTCAGCGTATCCTGTCCCTCGACCGCCGCGACGAAACCCGCCGAAGGGGTCAGCGTCGACCCGCTCAGGGTAAAGGCCCCCGCCGTGTCGCCCAGAAGCGTGACGCCATAGCCACCCGGAACGGTCTGGAAGGTGCCCGTCGCATCGTAAAGGGACCCTTCGTCCAGCCCCAGCGTATCGAAGCCGAAAGACGTCAGAAGGCTCCCGTCCTGCTTGCGTGCCCCGGTGATCGCCACCGGATTCACCGTGCCCGCCCCGCCCGGCGAGGAAATCGTGATAACCAGCCCCACCGCCGCAACGGCATAGCCATAGGCCGACAGCGCCGCGTTCAAAAGCGCGGCGAGCGCCCCGGCCTTGTCCTCGTCACTCGCGTCCGGGTCCGACAGGGTCGCATCCCCGGCCACGTCGATGGGCAGCGTCAGCCCCGTGGAGGCCGAGGTCAGCACCCGAAGGTCGAACCCCGTCACGCCCGCGAGGCTCGCCGGATCGAAGTCGAAGCTGATCTCCGTGACCTCGTCCTGAATCGGGAACATGGTCGTGTCGTTCACGCCAAAGCCCAGACCCTCGGTCGAGACATGGAAGAGATCGTCGAAGGACGAGAAGATGTCACCGATCCCGCCGAGCAGCGTCGCAATCTCGATATCGGTAAAGGGAATGTCCACGTCGAACATGGCCGAACGCATCATGCCCGACACGACCGCGCCCAGATCGGACAGGAAGGCCGAGACCTGATCCATCCCCATCGCGGCGAGGCTTTCGATGGCGTCTTCCAGCGTGGCGCGCAACTCGGCGTCGGCGACGCTGCCCGACAGGTCCACTTCCATCCCGACCTGCGCATCCGCGAGGAATTTCTGAAGCCGGTCCGCGACCGAGGCATCCGCCGCCAGCGTGCCCGACGACAGCGTGGACGACAGGGCGAGCGACATGGCGAAGCCATAGCTCGCCTCGGTCGCATCGGCCTCGGCCGACGAGAAGAAATCGAGCGCCCCGGACAGGTCGATCTGCGCCAGCGCATAGGCGGTGTCGTCCGCCACTTCCTCGAAGTCGGCGCCGCCCACCTCTCGGATCATCGGCGTGACGTCGAAGTCCACCGCGTCACCGAACCAGTCGAATCCGCCCGCGAAGCTGTATCCAACCCCAAGGTCGGTGCCCGCCCCGAAGCCCACCTCGACCCGAATCTCCGCCGTGGAAATGGCGTCGATGCCAAGCGACAGCATCCCGAGCACGAGCGGATCGGTCATCCCGGACACGTCCAGAACGCCGCCGAACTCGGCCAGCGGAGCAAAGTCCAGCTCGTCGATATGAATCCCGAAGCCGTCGATAGCATTACCGGTGCCGGGGGTCACATAGCTCCCGATCTGGAAGGAAAAGCTCAGCGCGGGCGAGTCGAAATCAAGGTCGAAGCCCTGCGCCCCGGCCCCTGCCGCCCAGTCGAACAGCGCATCGAAGTCAAAGGCGATGCCCGGCAGCGTCACCTCAACATCGACCCGCGTCGGATCGGTCAGGTTCTGGTCAAAGGCGACCAGCGACTGGCCCCCCACCTCGATGTCCTCGAGCCGCACTTCGAAACCCGATCCCAGCAGCGCCTCGAAATAGGCGTTCGACGCCGTGTCGATCGCGGCCCGCAGTTCCGCTGCATCGAGCCCCTTGGCCTCGTAATCCGCCGGATCGGCCATGACGGCATCGACAAGGTCGCCAATGGCGGTGGACAGCGTGTCACCCGTGATCGTCGCCAGATTGAAGGTGGCCGCGATATCGGCCTCGGTGATCGGGCGCGCGGTATCCGCCGGGTTCGTCCAGAAGGGCGCAAGCGCATCGTTGATGTCCTCGGCCAGCGCCGCCTCGAAGGTGTCGCCGCCCTGATCGCCCAGAAGCCCCTCGATCGAGCGCAGCGACCCGGCCTGGAGTTCCGCGATCGCATCGCGCAGCGTGCCGATCATCTCGTCCAGACGGGCCGAGCTTTCGGTCCCTGCCGCCGCATTCGCTTCGGACAGCACGTCGAGCGTGGAGAGCGCACCGGAGGCAAGCGCATCGAACTGATCGAGGAAGTCGCCGTAATCCGCGATCTGCTGTTCGATCATGTGGTGAACGCCGGAGACCAGCGTGACCACCTGATCCGTGCCCGAGATGTCCCAGCCGAGCGTCGCGTCCATCAGGACCCGTGGCTCCAAAGGCACAAGACCCTGCGCGATATCGACTTCCGTTCCGGACTCAGCCGTATCGCTCGCGTAATCCCGCGCCATATCCCTGCCTCACTTTTCGAGCGCACCTACTAATACTGGTGCGTTTACCCCTGCTCGCTCCCGGGTTTACAGGAGACCGCGTTGATCTGACTAGAACAATTTGATTCTTCGGTAAGAAATTCGCGCGGCAGATGCAAAAAATGGTTAACGCCCCCGTCCCCTCCGATGCACAGGGAGGACAAAGGCCCGTTTCAGCCCCTTGTCAGGCTAGCATCCCGGGCGACAAACGCAGGTTCAGGCCGCCAGCCCGCACCCGGGACGGCCGGTCCCAGATGCGGCATTCCGGCCACAGTCACTCGCACCGGAGGGGATGACACAGCAGGTGGGCCCTGCCGGTCGAGGCTACCCCTGCCCCACGATCCCGGCATCGGCCAGCGCCTCCCACTCCGGCAGGTCCCGGAGCGAGCCAAGCCCGAAGGCCGCGAGGAAACCTTCGGTCGTGACAAAGGTATAGGGCGCGCCCCGTTTCGGCGCGCGCGGCCCGGTGCCGATCAGCCCCCGGTCATGGAGCCGCCCGATCACCTCCCGGCCGATTTCCTTGCCGAAGATCTCCGCCAACTCCTCCCGCGTGATCGGCTGGTGATAGGCGATGGCCGCCAGCACCGCGACGTCGAACTCCTTCAGGTCGAGCGCCCGGTCTGCCACATGGGCCGCCGCCCGCACCGCCTCGGCATATCCGGGACGGGTGCGCAGCATCCAGCCCTCGCCGACCTTCGCAACGGTAAAGGCCCGCTCCTCATAGGCGGCTTCCAGATCGCCAAGGATCAACTCGACCGAGACGGCATCCCCCACCACCCGCGCAAGGTCCTCCCGCGCGACCGGACCGGAGGCCGCGAAGAGCACAGCCTCCACCCGCCGCATCCACTCCTGCCAGCGCAGCGCGGGCGGCAGGTCCGAAAGCTCCCGGTCCATTTCCGCCATCGTCACAACCCGTAAAGCCGGAAGCTGTCGCGCCCGGTCAATTCGCGCACCGCGCCCAGCGATACCAGCCTGTCACACAGCCGCCGTGCCGCCCGATCCGGCATGGGCAGTGCCGCGGGCGCCACCGCATCCTGCCGCAGGAAGATCGCCACCGCCTCGTCCGAGGTCTTGGCCCGCAGCTTCGGCGCGACCTCGCGCAACCGCGCCGCGCTTTCGCCAAGCTCCGACGCCAGCCCCAGCGTGGCCAGCGCCCCGGTCCGCACTGCCACATGAAACGCCCGCTGCAAATCGTCACCCCTCTGCGAAAAGGCCCTGGGCCGCAGATCGATGCTCAGCACCGGCAGGATATGCGACCAGCCAAGCGCCCGCGCCAGCACCGCCTCGGCCAGGATCAAGGCCCCGGTCTCGTCCCCAGGATGCGCGGCGACCATCGCCGCGAAACCCGCCGCCGCCTGCGCCACTGGCCCGCCCGTGGCGCGCCGGTCGAGGATCTCGGCGATCGCTTCCCGGTCGACGCCCGGCAGCACCCGCGCAAGTGACGCCACGCCGATGGGCCGCGCCACCGCCGCCTGCCAGCGCGACAGAACCTCACCCGCGGGTCCCGGGCTGTCGCCCTCTTGCGTAAAATGAACCGCATCGCGCAACTCGCGCGCCGTCTCCCTGCGCCCCGCACGGCGCACCGCGACCTCGGCAGCGGCCAGCGCCCGCCGGTCCCGCAGAAGCGCCCCGGGACACTGCGCCGCGCCCCGGCCATCGCCGCCCTCGGCCCGCAGGGCAAGGTCGAGCCGCGCCAATGCCGCCCCCGACAAAAACGCAACATCCTCCAGCGATTCCGCCCCGCCCCGCGTGACCCAACCGGGCTGTCGCGCTAGGATATCGTCATCGGACAGCATCTCTCGGTTTCCCTCTCCGTCTCCCGGAAGCCTAACGCATCCCGGCGCTTTTCCAAGCTATTTCGCACCTGAACCGCCGCGCTTTGGTGTATCGCTTTATGTCCAATAATCTTGCGTCGCGCGCCCTGGCGCCCTACCCTCTCCCCAAACCCGAGGTTCCGATGCCAAGCGCCAATACCACCAAGGCCTATGCCGCCGACTGGACCCACTACGCCCGCTGGTGCCGCGCCACCGGGACCGCGCCCCTGCCGCCCGATCCCGAGGCCCTGGCGGCCTACGTCGACAGCCTCCACGGGACCCTCAGCCCGCCCAGCATCGACCGGCGGCTCGCGGGGCTTCGCTGGAGTTTCGCCGCGCGCGGGATGCCGCTCGAGGACGCGACCCTGCGCCGGCTTCGTCCTTCAGAACCGCAAGACCACCATCCGGCCCGCAAGGATGCCCTAAGCGAAGACGATGTCGCCGCCATGGTCGCCACCCTGCCCCGGGACCTGCGCGGAATGCGCGACCGGGCGATTCTCTGCCTTGGTCACGCGGCGGGCCTCGGGCGCGGCCAGTTGGTCGGGCTCGATCTTGTGTCGGAGGCAACTCCGGACGCGGATGGCGACGCGCGGGGACATGTGAAGGTGCAGGCGACCCATGTGACCCTGATCTTGCCCGGATCGACGCGAGACATACCCTGCGCAGCGAAACCCGACCTTTGCCCCCAGAGGGCGCTCGCCCTCTGGCTTCGGTTCTCCCGGATCGACAGCGGGCCGCTCTTTCGGCGCTGCTCGCGTGACGGGACCCGGGCCTTGGAAGGACGCCTGAACGACCGCCACGTGGCCCGTCTGATCAAGCGTTGCGCGGTTGCAGCCGGGCTTCGCCCCGACTTGTCAGATGCCGAAACGCGCGCGCAGTTCTCCGGGCTTTCGTTGCGAGCAGAGCGAAACGCCTGATTTGTCGAAGCGGCGCTTTACTATCCAAATTTAAACGTAAAGCGCCGCTTATCCAACCCACGTTTCGCCGCGAAACGTCAGCGTTTCGGCGAGGACATCAGCCGCTTGACCTCGTCCGCAAGCGTTCTCATCACGTCATACGACAGCCGGTCCCCGGTCATGCGCAGGATCCAGTCCTGCCCTTCCCGCTCGATCGCGATCGAAATGTCGGTGTCCGTCACCCGCGTCCGGCCGGCCGAGGTGCGCGGCGGGCGGCCGACGCGCGGCGTGTTTTCCCGGGTCGCTTCAAGCTCGGTCAGGACCGTGTCGAGAAGCAGCCGCTCCTCCTCCGCCGACTCGACGCGGACCCCTTCCAGCGCCGTGCGCAGCCGCTCTTCCCCGCCGGATCGTAGCGCCGTCGCCAGTCGCAGCCCTTCCTTCTCCCGCAGCATGTCCGGGAACTGGAGCATGTCGCCTAGCTCCTCGAAGATGAGCGCGAAGGACCGGACCTTGGACCGCTTGGCGCGGGAGGCCGAGGCGAAAAGCGCCTCGACGGCAGCCTCGACATTCACGAAAGCCCCCTGCTGGGCTGACAGGACCGAGATCCGGCCGCGTTCGAAATGCGACAGCTCGGCCCGCACCTCGTTCTCCTCGACCATCGCGACGAAGGTGCCGCCCAGCACCTCGGGGTCGCGGATCACGGCGGGGATCGTGGTATGCGTTTCGCCGCGAAACATCTCACGCAGGTTCTCGGTCGCGCGGTAGCGGCGGTAACCGGACAGGAGGCCATAGCGCGGGCCGTCACCGGGGTTGGGAAGCTCATAAAGCTCGATGGGCATCCGCAGGCCATGCTTAAGGATGGAGCGCCCGAGTTCCTCGAGGTCCTCGGCGTCGATCACCATCCGGTCGCGGATCATCGCAATGGGATTGATGTCTTCGAGCGGCACTTCAAGGATCAGACGCCCCGCCTCCTCCGCATCCCGCAGCCGCCCCGCATCGGCCCGATCCCGCGCGGCTCGCGCGCGTTCCTCGGAGGACCGGAGATCAGCGGATTGCACGCTGTCGGCAGCGACCTGTGCGATGGGGGCCGAGAGCGGCGAACGGGCCCCGGTTTCGCGGCGAAACTCGTCTTCGAGTTGGGACAGGGTTTCGGCGGTGGGCGTTTCAAGCTTGCGTCGTTTGGCCATGGATCAAGCCTCCTTTGCTTCGGCCAGCTCGGCCTGTTGGTCGCGCCACCAGGCCCCGAGGATCAGGGACTTGACCTCGGCCCATGTGCCATCGAACGTTTCCCGGCCACGGACATAGGTCTCGCGGTTGAAGTCGCGATAGTCGGTTTCGTAGATGCCCGAGACCTGTTCCCCGGCCTGTCCAACCATGGCGGTCAGCTCCTGCCGGTAGGCGGTCATGAAATCCCCGAAGTAAGCCTGGATCACGTTCGCCAGATCGGTCTGCTGGTTCGCGTCGAAACGGGTGATGATCGCGCGCACCGCGTCCCATTCGAAGCGCATCTCGGGCAGGCCGTCGCGCCGGCGAACCCGGTTTTCGCCCTCTTCGATGGAGGCGAAGGTGGAATAGATCATGTCGAAGAACCGACCCGTGGAGTCGAACTCGAGAAAGCTCGCACCGAGCGGCACCAGAAGGATGTCGGCGGCGGAGAGCGCGTTGATGGTGAGATAGCCGAGCGCGGGCGGCGTATCGAGGAAGACGATGTCGTAGTCGTCGAGGATCCCGCCGTCGTCCAACGCGTTCAGAAGCCCGTCCCAGAGCGCCCAAGAGCGGTGCTGCATTCGCCAGACCGGCACCTGGAACTCGGCCCAGTAGAGGTTGAGCTGCGCCCCGATGAGGTCGATGTTCGGCCAATGCGTCGACTGGATGACGTTTCGCGGCGAAACGTTCAGCGCCTCGGTCAGGGTTTCGTCGAGGGGGAAGGGGGCGTCGCCGGCGGCCGCTCGAACCTCGTTCTCGGCCATCAGGGACTTCGCGAAGTCGCGCGCGATGAGGGGGAAAGCGGTCATCCATTCATCCTCGACCTTGCCCCCGAGGATCGAGGTCATGGAGCCCTGACTATCGAGGTCGATCACCAAGACTTTGTAACCGTCGAGTGCGGCGCTCATCGCGAGATGCGCGGCGGTCGACGTCTTGCCCACGCCACCCTTGAAGTTGGCGACGGCGACGACCTTGGCGGGAAGGCCTTCGGGCCGCCAGGACTTGTAGGCCTTGCCGGCGGCACCCTCGGTCGCGAAGTGATCGCGCAGGATCAGGACCTCCTCGAGCGTGAACCACTTCGCGTTCGATTCGCCGTCGCCCTGGGGCAGGTCGGGATTGGCCTTGAGCACCCGGCGCAGGTGGGCGGGCGCGACCGGGATCAGATACTTGGTGATCTCCCAGATCGAGAACTTGCGCAGGCGCTTCTGACCGTCGGGCGCGTAGCCCCGCTTGGCAAGGTCGTCGCGGCCCCGGGTCGCAAAGGCGGCTGCTTTCGCGAATCGGG encodes:
- a CDS encoding SMC-Scp complex subunit ScpB; translation: MAEMDRELSDLPPALRWQEWMRRVEAVLFAASGPVAREDLARVVGDAVSVELILGDLEAAYEERAFTVAKVGEGWMLRTRPGYAEAVRAAAHVADRALDLKEFDVAVLAAIAYHQPITREELAEIFGKEIGREVIGRLHDRGLIGTGPRAPKRGAPYTFVTTEGFLAAFGLGSLRDLPEWEALADAGIVGQG
- a CDS encoding DUF1403 family protein, which produces MLSDDDILARQPGWVTRGGAESLEDVAFLSGAALARLDLALRAEGGDGRGAAQCPGALLRDRRALAAAEVAVRRAGRRETARELRDAVHFTQEGDSPGPAGEVLSRWQAAVARPIGVASLARVLPGVDREAIAEILDRRATGGPVAQAAAGFAAMVAAHPGDETGALILAEAVLARALGWSHILPVLSIDLRPRAFSQRGDDLQRAFHVAVRTGALATLGLASELGESAARLREVAPKLRAKTSDEAVAIFLRQDAVAPAALPMPDRAARRLCDRLVSLGAVRELTGRDSFRLYGL
- a CDS encoding integrase, which codes for MPSANTTKAYAADWTHYARWCRATGTAPLPPDPEALAAYVDSLHGTLSPPSIDRRLAGLRWSFAARGMPLEDATLRRLRPSEPQDHHPARKDALSEDDVAAMVATLPRDLRGMRDRAILCLGHAAGLGRGQLVGLDLVSEATPDADGDARGHVKVQATHVTLILPGSTRDIPCAAKPDLCPQRALALWLRFSRIDSGPLFRRCSRDGTRALEGRLNDRHVARLIKRCAVAAGLRPDLSDAETRAQFSGLSLRAERNA
- a CDS encoding ParB/RepB/Spo0J family partition protein; its protein translation is MAKRRKLETPTAETLSQLEDEFRRETGARSPLSAPIAQVAADSVQSADLRSSEERARAARDRADAGRLRDAEEAGRLILEVPLEDINPIAMIRDRMVIDAEDLEELGRSILKHGLRMPIELYELPNPGDGPRYGLLSGYRRYRATENLREMFRGETHTTIPAVIRDPEVLGGTFVAMVEENEVRAELSHFERGRISVLSAQQGAFVNVEAAVEALFASASRAKRSKVRSFALIFEELGDMLQFPDMLREKEGLRLATALRSGGEERLRTALEGVRVESAEEERLLLDTVLTELEATRENTPRVGRPPRTSAGRTRVTDTDISIAIEREGQDWILRMTGDRLSYDVMRTLADEVKRLMSSPKR
- a CDS encoding AAA family ATPase translates to MKQPPRQDLPPYFNIDPRFAAKRLADPIETARFAKAAAFATRGRDDLAKRGYAPDGQKRLRKFSIWEITKYLIPVAPAHLRRVLKANPDLPQGDGESNAKWFTLEEVLILRDHFATEGAAGKAYKSWRPEGLPAKVVAVANFKGGVGKTSTAAHLAMSAALDGYKVLVIDLDSQGSMTSILGGKVEDEWMTAFPLIARDFAKSLMAENEVRAAAGDAPFPLDETLTEALNVSPRNVIQSTHWPNIDLIGAQLNLYWAEFQVPVWRMQHRSWALWDGLLNALDDGGILDDYDIVFLDTPPALGYLTINALSAADILLVPLGASFLEFDSTGRFFDMIYSTFASIEEGENRVRRRDGLPEMRFEWDAVRAIITRFDANQQTDLANVIQAYFGDFMTAYRQELTAMVGQAGEQVSGIYETDYRDFNRETYVRGRETFDGTWAEVKSLILGAWWRDQQAELAEAKEA